One part of the Sphingobacterium sp. LZ7M1 genome encodes these proteins:
- a CDS encoding GNAT family N-acetyltransferase: MNLELQILQSDNIKEFKDLIVIFENVFEMKNFNLPSELHLQKLLNQETFYVVTARANNKVIGGLTVYVLDQYYSDKPLAYIYDLAVLTNYQRKGVGRKLIAFTNQYFKEKGFEEVFVQADEVDNYALDFYRLTNPTEEEKVRHFYYKLTLDSEK, from the coding sequence ATGAACTTAGAATTGCAAATACTACAATCTGACAATATTAAAGAGTTCAAGGACTTAATAGTTATTTTTGAAAATGTATTTGAAATGAAAAATTTCAATTTGCCAAGTGAATTGCACTTACAGAAACTATTAAACCAAGAAACCTTTTATGTAGTTACGGCTAGGGCAAACAACAAAGTTATAGGTGGGCTGACAGTTTATGTGCTTGACCAGTACTATTCAGATAAACCATTAGCCTATATATATGACCTTGCAGTATTGACGAATTACCAAAGAAAAGGCGTGGGGCGAAAGTTAATAGCGTTTACAAATCAATATTTCAAAGAAAAGGGATTTGAAGAAGTTTTTGTGCAAGCAGATGAAGTTGACAATTATGCTCTTGATTTCTACCGTCTTACAAATCCGACAGAAGAAGAGAAAGTGCGACATTTCTATTACAAATTAACTCTTGACAGTGAAAAGTAA